ACGGCTGAAGGCCCCCGCGCGACAGGTCCGAGTGTTCAGCGAGGACGAGTGCGACAATCTGTTGAAAGCTGTCCGTGAGCCGTATCGGGCGGATGGTCCTGATTGGGAGCTTCTCGTTGTCGTGGCGCTCTGTACCGCCATGCGCCGGGGTGAATTGCTGAATCTGACATGGGCGGACACGGACTTCGACCGGCTCACGGTCAGTGTGGCCCCGAAACAGGACACGAAACATACGTGGGAATGGCGGATCAAGGACTCGGAGCGCCGGACGCTCCCGTTGACCCGTGAGGTTGCGGAGCTTCTGAAAGGCCGGCGGACGGCCCGAGCGACGCTGCACCCGTATATCTTCATCACCGCGTCTCGCCACCAGCAGATCCAGCAGCGACGCAACGCAGGTCGCTGGACGCTGACGGATGGCCGCTGTCCGGTGAACAATTTCAACCGGGGCTTCGGCACTGTCCTGGAGCGGGCCGGGATTATAGGCGGGGAATTTCATGACCTGCGACGGACCTGCCTGAGCCGGTGGCTCGCCAACGGCCTGACGGAGTACGATGTGATGCAGCTTGCCGGGCACTCGGATTTCAGCACGACGCACCGGTTCTACTTGGCCGTTCGCAGCGACTTGGTGGACCGGGCCAGAACCGCCACGATGGCGGTGATGGGTACGGATTTTGGCGCGCACATGGCGCGCGCCCCTGTTTTTGGATGATTGTGGTTGACGCCACCGGTGAGAAGTGGTTAGGATAGAAGGACTTATGAAAGACGCGCCCGTAGCTCAGTAGGATAGAGCATCGGTTTCCTAAACCGGAGGTCGCAGGTTCGAATCCTGCCGGGCGTAGTGGAATCGCCGTTCTCTCTACCGGGGACGCACCCGCTTTTCTGGCTTCTTCTTCGGTCGGCCGGGGGGGCGGGGGCGGAGGCGTTTGCCCAGGCGGGCCTCGATCTTTCGGACGAACCGGTCGCTGCCCCAGGGCCGGCCCCGGCTGGTCCAGAGGCGAAGCTCGCGCATCTCGGTTTCGTCCTCGGGCTCGTCGATGTGGTCCTTCCACCAAGCCGGATCGATCTGCTCGCTCCAGGCGTCCAGGTCCAACAGGCCGGAGCCGTCCCGCCCGCCGCAGTGGGCCGCGGCGCTGCTCCAGACCCACCGCCACGGCTTGCGACACAACTTCGCGCGAACCGGATGGCGCTCCACGTACGCCAGGGCCTTCCAGAAATGACTGTCGCCGATCGCGCAGGAGAAGAAGCGGTCCTGCCAGAGGTGCCCGCTGCGCCCGTGCCGGCGGTTGGCGTATTGGGCGTACAACTGGTTCGTCCGCTTCAGCGCCAGGGCCAGGGATTCCTCCTGCTGCGGCGTGGCAATCAGATGGACGTGATTGCCCATCAGGCAGTATCCCTCGACCGTGAGGCCGAACCGCTCCGACGCATCCCGCAGATAGGCCAGAAAGACCTCCCGGTCCTCATCCGCCCCAAACACCTCCTGCCGGTCGTTGCCCCGCTGCATC
The window above is part of the Anaerobaca lacustris genome. Proteins encoded here:
- a CDS encoding transposase codes for the protein MARASRIVIAGCAHHVMQRGNDRQEVFGADEDREVFLAYLRDASERFGLTVEGYCLMGNHVHLIATPQQEESLALALKRTNQLYAQYANRRHGRSGHLWQDRFFSCAIGDSHFWKALAYVERHPVRAKLCRKPWRWVWSSAAAHCGGRDGSGLLDLDAWSEQIDPAWWKDHIDEPEDETEMRELRLWTSRGRPWGSDRFVRKIEARLGKRLRPRPPGRPKKKPEKRVRPR
- a CDS encoding tyrosine-type recombinase/integrase, with translation MVKQLVKLRTRPSRDSKTFVLMLDYIDASGKRNRESLGHADKRKAERQRAQKERELRMGIVVPERMRLSELLADSRERTRGQVRETTLTDRDEAMRHLIDAVGDIDVQEVSHRHAEVFIQVRLDAGNAPATVNKKVSALKRLFQLAVLRGQLETNPFRHVTRLKAPARQVRVFSEDECDNLLKAVREPYRADGPDWELLVVVALCTAMRRGELLNLTWADTDFDRLTVSVAPKQDTKHTWEWRIKDSERRTLPLTREVAELLKGRRTARATLHPYIFITASRHQQIQQRRNAGRWTLTDGRCPVNNFNRGFGTVLERAGIIGGEFHDLRRTCLSRWLANGLTEYDVMQLAGHSDFSTTHRFYLAVRSDLVDRARTATMAVMGTDFGAHMARAPVFG